One genomic region from Campylobacter concisus encodes:
- the pglF gene encoding UDP-N-acetylglucosamine 4,6-dehydratase (configuration-retaining) — protein sequence MFHATKLKRLIFFLTGDVFIFAFSIYAAYLLRFNANIPDIYVQGLFVTAGFLIIFKLFFLWMFKIYKVPWRFFGLNEARKIFLAHVCSAVLFTIIFFIIQDFFNPYPRSVIFIDLLISCLLIGLLRISKRMVLDFSNKPHKGEPCVVIGATSKALHVLRGLKQGYLDYYAVGVVDGRSDLVGTYCDGFLVQDKKEIPNLIKDYDVKTAIIALALDQDGLQALVDELTGYGIRDMKLFSLIENEPIKDISIEDLLARKPKDLNPEAISNFLKDKRVLVTGAGGSIGSEICKQCLKFGVSELVMVEHSEFNLYKIGEDTKDKRTISKLVNITNLKDFEEVFADFKPEIVIHAAAYKHVPLCELNPRSAVENNILGTKNAVDLSKKYGVKKFVMISSDKAVRPTNIMGTTKRVCELYALNSNEAGVCEIVCVRFGNVLGSSGSVIPKFKAQIAANKPLSVTHPEITRYFMLTSEACQLVLQAASIAKGGELFVLDMGEPIKIVDLAKKMLLLSNKEHLGIEFVGLRPGEKLYEELLINKDDVQTKYESIFVTHSQPYDLTLLNSQINGLLQLEDDEVAPALKVIVPEFNHALNLKG from the coding sequence ATGTTTCATGCAACAAAGTTAAAAAGGCTTATATTTTTCCTTACTGGCGATGTTTTTATATTTGCGTTTTCGATATATGCGGCTTATCTTTTGAGATTTAACGCAAATATCCCAGATATCTACGTTCAGGGCCTTTTTGTAACGGCTGGATTTTTGATTATTTTTAAGCTATTTTTTCTATGGATGTTTAAAATTTACAAGGTGCCATGGAGATTTTTTGGGCTAAATGAAGCTCGCAAAATTTTCTTAGCTCACGTTTGCTCAGCGGTTTTGTTTACGATCATATTTTTCATAATACAAGACTTCTTTAATCCATACCCAAGAAGCGTTATTTTCATTGATCTTCTAATTTCATGCCTACTTATTGGACTTTTGAGAATTTCAAAGCGTATGGTGCTTGACTTTTCAAACAAACCTCACAAAGGCGAGCCTTGTGTTGTTATAGGTGCTACCTCAAAAGCACTTCATGTTTTACGTGGCTTAAAGCAAGGGTATCTTGATTATTACGCAGTTGGCGTGGTAGATGGCAGGAGTGATCTTGTGGGCACTTATTGTGATGGATTTTTGGTGCAAGATAAAAAAGAGATACCAAATTTGATAAAAGATTACGATGTAAAGACTGCTATTATCGCACTTGCACTTGATCAAGATGGACTTCAAGCCTTAGTTGATGAACTAACAGGATATGGCATAAGAGATATGAAGCTATTTTCACTTATCGAAAACGAGCCGATCAAGGATATCTCTATCGAAGACTTGCTTGCTAGAAAGCCAAAAGACCTAAATCCTGAAGCTATCTCAAATTTCTTAAAAGATAAAAGAGTGCTTGTCACTGGAGCTGGTGGTAGCATAGGAAGTGAAATTTGTAAGCAGTGCTTAAAATTTGGAGTGAGCGAGCTTGTAATGGTTGAGCACAGTGAGTTTAACCTTTATAAAATAGGCGAAGATACAAAAGATAAAAGGACTATCAGTAAGCTTGTAAACATCACAAATTTAAAGGACTTTGAAGAAGTTTTTGCTGACTTTAAACCTGAGATTGTTATCCACGCAGCAGCATATAAACACGTGCCGCTTTGTGAACTAAACCCTCGCTCGGCTGTCGAAAACAATATCCTTGGCACAAAAAATGCTGTCGATCTTTCAAAAAAATATGGTGTTAAAAAATTTGTCATGATCTCATCAGACAAGGCCGTACGCCCAACAAATATAATGGGCACAACTAAGCGTGTTTGTGAGCTTTATGCTTTAAATTCAAATGAAGCTGGCGTGTGTGAGATAGTTTGCGTGCGCTTTGGAAATGTCCTTGGCTCAAGCGGATCTGTCATACCTAAATTTAAAGCGCAGATCGCTGCAAACAAGCCTTTAAGTGTCACTCACCCAGAGATCACAAGGTACTTTATGCTTACATCTGAAGCGTGTCAGCTAGTCCTTCAAGCAGCCTCTATCGCAAAAGGCGGAGAGCTTTTTGTGCTTGATATGGGCGAGCCAATCAAGATCGTTGATCTTGCTAAAAAGATGCTTCTGCTTTCAAACAAAGAGCATCTGGGTATCGAATTTGTAGGGCTTAGACCTGGCGAGAAGCTTTATGAGGAGCTGCTTATCAACAAAGATGACGTTCAAACTAAGTATGAATCGATCTTTGTGACGCACTCACAGCCATACGACCTAACTCTTTTAAATTCACAGATAAATGGGCTTTTGCAGCTTGAAGATGACGAGGTAGCACCTGCTCTTAAGGTGATCGTGCCTGAGTTTAATCATGCACTAAATCTAAAAGGCTAA
- the pglJ gene encoding N-acetylgalactosamine-N,N'-diacetylbacillosaminyl-diphospho-undecaprenol 4-alpha-N-acetylgalactosaminyltransferase — MKKLAVFLYSMGPGGAERNVANLLPFLVKRYEVHLILMSKVIAYEIPSEVQIHFIENSDPYESGLKKLARLFLAMPMLAFKYKKLCQNLGIDTQFVLMNRPCYIAGLARILGFKKRLVISERSCPSILYKDDLSGRVNKFLLTHLYKKTDLILANAAGNKEDLVRNFGMSEAKTKVLYNALDLKTINLLKDEPLESGFKPFFINIGRLDSGKNQAMLIKIISSINDPRATLGILGKGPLKDDLQNLIDKLGVGERVKLLGTDKNPFRHIKNASCLLCASRFEGFSNVLLEALACEKTIISTEHKSGAKELLGESEFGILVPVDDENAMKEAMIKVLNTPEIRQNFENIAYNRAKFFDSENIASKLIKFLENPNE, encoded by the coding sequence GTGAAGAAATTAGCCGTTTTTTTATACTCGATGGGGCCTGGTGGGGCTGAGCGAAATGTGGCAAATTTACTGCCGTTTTTGGTCAAACGTTATGAAGTTCATCTCATCCTAATGAGCAAGGTCATCGCCTATGAGATCCCAAGTGAGGTGCAGATCCACTTTATAGAAAATAGCGATCCTTATGAAAGTGGGCTAAAAAAGCTTGCAAGGCTCTTTTTGGCGATGCCAATGCTTGCCTTTAAGTATAAAAAGCTTTGTCAAAACTTAGGCATAGACACGCAGTTTGTGCTGATGAACCGCCCTTGTTATATTGCTGGGCTTGCTAGAATTTTGGGCTTTAAAAAAAGGCTAGTTATCAGCGAGCGAAGCTGTCCGTCGATCTTATATAAAGACGATCTAAGCGGGCGAGTTAATAAATTTTTACTCACTCATCTTTATAAAAAAACTGATCTAATTCTTGCAAATGCAGCTGGCAATAAAGAGGATCTGGTGCGAAATTTTGGCATGAGCGAGGCAAAAACAAAGGTGCTTTATAACGCCCTTGATCTAAAAACTATAAATTTGCTAAAAGATGAGCCGCTTGAGAGTGGTTTTAAGCCATTTTTCATAAACATAGGTCGCCTTGATAGCGGTAAAAATCAAGCCATGCTGATAAAAATAATCTCCTCTATTAATGACCCTCGTGCAACGCTTGGCATTTTAGGGAAAGGGCCTTTAAAGGATGATCTACAAAATTTAATCGACAAGCTTGGCGTGGGTGAGCGAGTAAAGCTCCTTGGCACTGATAAAAATCCTTTTAGGCACATAAAAAACGCCTCTTGCTTACTTTGCGCTTCGCGTTTTGAGGGCTTTTCAAATGTCCTTTTAGAGGCACTTGCATGTGAAAAAACTATCATCTCGACTGAGCATAAAAGCGGCGCAAAGGAGCTTTTGGGCGAGAGTGAGTTTGGCATTTTGGTGCCAGTTGATGACGAAAATGCGATGAAAGAGGCGATGATAAAGGTGCTTAATACGCCTGAAATAAGGCAAAATTTTGAAAATATTGCGTATAATCGGGCTAAATTTTTTGATAGTGAAAATATAGCGAGCAAGCTTATAAAATTTTTGGAAAATCCTAATGAATAG
- the pglC gene encoding undecaprenyl phosphate N,N'-diacetylbacillosamine 1-phosphate transferase: MYRNFLKRVIDILGALFLLILTSPIIIATAIFVYFKVSRDVIFTQERPGFNEKIFKIYKFKTMSDERDTNGELLPDEQRLGRFGKLIRSLSLDELPQLFNVLKGDMSFIGPRPLLVEYLPIYNETQKHRHDVRPGITGLAQVNGRNAISWEKKFEYDVYYAKNLSFMLDVKIALQTIEKVLKRSDVSKEGQATTEKFNGKN; the protein is encoded by the coding sequence ATGTATAGAAATTTTTTAAAGAGGGTGATTGATATTTTGGGGGCTTTGTTTTTGCTCATTTTAACGTCACCTATCATCATAGCAACGGCGATCTTTGTCTATTTTAAGGTAAGTCGTGATGTCATTTTTACGCAGGAAAGACCAGGTTTTAATGAGAAAATTTTTAAAATTTATAAATTTAAGACAATGAGCGATGAGCGTGACACAAATGGCGAGCTTTTGCCAGATGAGCAGCGTCTTGGTAGATTTGGCAAACTGATCCGCTCGCTTAGCCTTGATGAGCTACCACAGCTATTTAACGTGCTAAAGGGCGACATGAGCTTCATAGGTCCTAGGCCACTCTTGGTTGAGTATCTACCCATCTATAACGAAACACAAAAGCACCGCCACGACGTGCGCCCTGGTATCACGGGCCTAGCGCAAGTAAATGGTAGAAACGCCATAAGCTGGGAGAAAAAATTTGAGTACGACGTCTATTATGCTAAAAATTTAAGCTTTATGCTTGATGTAAAGATTGCCTTACAGACTATCGAAAAGGTACTAAAACGAAGTGACGTCAGCAAAGAGGGGCAGGCGACGACGGAGAAATTTAATGGCAAAAACTAA
- a CDS encoding glycosyltransferase, with translation MKILFIIAALRNGGAERVLNVLANKFCRDNEITIALLEEDFGFYKFSEKINIINLNVTGSGVALKFKKILALRALFKEQKADLIMSFIDWTNVTCAIANAGLKSKLIATEHHEHSYLKSKIASAMRDLSYRFVDGLSVLSKSDYDYYKFAKNCEVIHNPLFIDVPENCEKQNVILSVARLEAVKGYDVYFEALSKVDKSLLEGWEIKIAGTGRQEAELKQMASNLGLNIKFLGHMSDVTKLYNEAKIFTLSSRSEGLSNVLIESGAFGCARLSSDTVGARELINDGIDGLIFKNGNSDDLKDKLEMLLKDENLRQKLAKNASKNANLFSKENIIKQWREFIKKVVSK, from the coding sequence GTGAAAATTCTTTTTATCATCGCCGCACTTAGAAATGGTGGAGCCGAGCGTGTGCTAAATGTGCTTGCAAATAAGTTTTGCAGGGACAACGAGATCACTATCGCCTTGCTTGAAGAGGACTTTGGATTTTATAAATTTAGTGAAAAGATAAATATCATAAACCTTAACGTCACTGGCTCAGGTGTGGCTTTAAAATTTAAGAAAATCCTCGCCCTTAGAGCTCTTTTTAAAGAGCAAAAGGCTGATCTAATAATGAGCTTTATCGACTGGACAAACGTCACTTGCGCGATCGCAAATGCTGGGCTAAAAAGCAAACTAATAGCAACCGAGCACCACGAGCATAGCTACTTAAAAAGCAAAATTGCAAGCGCTATGCGTGATCTTAGCTACCGCTTTGTCGATGGCTTAAGCGTGCTAAGCAAAAGCGACTACGACTACTATAAATTTGCTAAAAATTGCGAGGTCATTCACAACCCACTTTTTATCGACGTGCCTGAAAATTGCGAGAAGCAAAACGTCATCTTAAGCGTGGCGAGGCTGGAGGCAGTAAAGGGCTATGATGTCTATTTTGAGGCGCTTAGCAAGGTGGATAAGAGTTTGCTTGAAGGCTGGGAGATAAAGATCGCAGGCACTGGCAGGCAGGAGGCCGAACTGAAGCAAATGGCGTCAAATTTAGGGCTTAACATCAAATTTTTAGGACATATGAGCGACGTCACAAAGCTTTATAATGAGGCAAAAATTTTTACTCTTAGCTCACGAAGCGAGGGGCTTTCAAACGTGCTAATCGAATCAGGTGCTTTTGGTTGCGCTAGGCTAAGTAGCGACACCGTGGGCGCAAGAGAGCTTATAAATGACGGCATAGACGGGCTTATCTTTAAAAATGGCAACAGCGATGATCTAAAAGATAAGCTTGAGATGCTTTTAAAAGATGAAAATTTAAGGCAAAAATTAGCAAAAAACGCCAGTAAAAATGCAAATTTATTTAGCAAAGAAAATATCATTAAGCAGTGGCGAGAATTTATAAAAAAGGTTGTTAGCAAGTGA
- a CDS encoding STT3 domain-containing protein, with product MNRNLFFKNYSLYLMIFIAVLFSVICRLYWVFWASEYPIFFWNNELMISTNDGYAFAEGARDMLAGFHQENDLSYYGYPLSTLTYWIVKFLGVKLETAMIYMSVFFSSLVAVPVILIANEYKLKFAGFIAALLAVVANSYYNRTMAGYYDTDMLIIPLSVFVVWGLVRVLEKKDAKSLIIAPLSVLIYMWWYASAFSLISILTGLFLLYTLIFDRKNPLFYLEILLLLLAISNLDLSLKFGVIFAFYALCLFKKEVINLKIAFGILAVVFIVFVIRGGLNPIIFQLKFYVFRDAPEVGGMSFHFFNVNQTIQESSIVDFMLFCERISANVITFLISLAGVALFCFKNRSFAVSLGMLALGFLAFKSGLRFTIYAVPIMALGFGYLVEFILSNLKLKGAVLNLARAFITVFALTPALIHIYGYKAEPVFVHKEVEILNKLKSIAGREDYVVAWWDYGYPIRYYSDVKTLIDGGKHLGRENFAVSFALGSDEISSANMARLDVEYTERNFKERFNGNLAQILKERNASIDQFFSDIKEANFSLPAKTRDIYYYLPDRMLGIFPTILQFSKIDLKSGKNLNNGLFIVTRAISQNENGIRLNGGFTLTSDVTNLIYDGNILPLKSFIETDYNEAGKLNVKEYKNNESSNISVIFMRDYGRFIILDESILNSTYIQLFVLERYDPKVFEPVILDGAAKIYKLKR from the coding sequence ATGAATAGAAATTTGTTTTTTAAAAATTACTCTTTATACTTGATGATATTTATCGCAGTCCTTTTTAGTGTGATTTGTAGGCTTTACTGGGTCTTTTGGGCGAGCGAATATCCAATATTTTTCTGGAACAACGAGCTGATGATCAGCACAAACGACGGCTACGCATTTGCCGAGGGCGCAAGGGATATGCTGGCTGGCTTTCACCAAGAAAACGACCTTAGCTACTACGGCTATCCGCTCTCGACGCTTACTTACTGGATCGTGAAATTTCTGGGCGTCAAGCTTGAGACGGCGATGATTTATATGAGCGTATTTTTCTCATCGCTAGTGGCTGTGCCGGTCATCTTGATCGCAAATGAGTATAAGCTCAAATTTGCTGGCTTTATCGCCGCACTTCTTGCAGTGGTCGCAAATAGCTACTACAACCGCACTATGGCAGGCTACTACGATACTGATATGCTCATCATCCCACTTAGCGTCTTTGTCGTTTGGGGACTTGTTAGGGTGCTTGAGAAAAAGGACGCAAAGAGCCTAATAATCGCACCCTTAAGCGTGCTTATTTATATGTGGTGGTATGCGAGTGCGTTTTCGCTTATTAGTATTTTAACTGGGCTATTTTTACTTTACACGCTCATTTTTGATAGGAAAAATCCACTTTTTTATCTTGAAATTTTACTGCTTTTACTTGCCATTTCAAACCTTGATCTATCACTTAAATTTGGTGTGATATTTGCATTTTATGCACTTTGCCTCTTTAAAAAAGAGGTGATAAATTTAAAAATTGCTTTTGGCATTTTGGCAGTTGTTTTTATTGTTTTTGTAATTCGTGGCGGACTAAATCCGATTATTTTTCAGCTTAAATTTTACGTTTTTAGAGATGCGCCTGAAGTTGGAGGCATGAGCTTTCACTTTTTTAATGTCAATCAAACCATCCAAGAGTCAAGCATCGTTGATTTTATGCTATTTTGCGAGAGGATCAGCGCAAATGTCATCACATTTTTGATCTCACTTGCTGGTGTTGCTCTATTTTGCTTTAAAAACCGCTCATTTGCCGTCTCACTTGGCATGCTGGCACTTGGCTTTTTGGCATTTAAAAGTGGCCTTAGATTTACTATTTATGCTGTGCCTATCATGGCGCTTGGATTTGGCTATTTGGTGGAGTTTATACTTTCAAATTTAAAGCTAAAAGGTGCGGTGCTAAATCTTGCGAGAGCCTTTATAACCGTGTTTGCTCTTACTCCAGCGCTCATTCATATCTATGGTTACAAAGCTGAGCCGGTTTTTGTACACAAAGAGGTTGAAATTTTAAACAAGCTAAAAAGTATCGCAGGACGCGAGGACTACGTGGTTGCGTGGTGGGACTATGGATATCCGATCAGATATTACAGCGATGTTAAGACGCTCATTGACGGTGGAAAGCACCTTGGACGCGAAAATTTTGCCGTGAGTTTTGCGCTTGGAAGCGATGAGATAAGCTCAGCAAATATGGCAAGGCTTGATGTTGAGTACACAGAGAGAAATTTTAAAGAGAGATTTAATGGCAATTTGGCTCAAATTTTAAAAGAGAGAAATGCAAGCATCGATCAGTTTTTTAGCGATATAAAAGAGGCAAATTTTAGCTTGCCAGCAAAGACAAGGGATATTTATTACTATCTTCCAGATAGGATGCTTGGTATTTTTCCGACCATTTTGCAATTTAGCAAGATCGATCTAAAAAGCGGTAAAAATTTAAACAACGGCCTTTTTATCGTCACAAGAGCGATCTCTCAAAATGAAAATGGCATTAGACTAAATGGTGGATTTACGCTCACAAGTGATGTCACAAATTTAATCTATGATGGCAATATCTTGCCTCTTAAATCTTTCATAGAGACTGATTATAACGAGGCTGGCAAGCTAAATGTCAAAGAGTATAAAAATAACGAAAGCTCAAATATTTCTGTCATTTTTATGAGAGATTATGGTAGGTTTATCATCCTTGATGAAAGTATTTTAAATAGCACTTATATACAGCTTTTTGTGCTTGAAAGGTACGATCCTAAGGTCTTTGAGCCAGTCATACTTGATGGGGCGGCAAAAATTTATAAACTAAAGAGGTAA
- the hisH gene encoding imidazole glycerol phosphate synthase subunit HisH, with amino-acid sequence MIAIIDYGAGNIKSVINAFDFLDKKCALVSKPENLKEYSHIVLPGVGAFGEAMTKLKNNGMDEAIKEAVKSGKAFIGICLGVQLLFERSFEFGEHKGLSLLPGEVVKFNETNFDKPLKIPHIGWNALEFKQNSPLNLGIKKLEYLYFVHSYHVVCDDKFALAKTTYGYEFTSAVWHENIFGFQPHPEKSHEAGLKILENFARL; translated from the coding sequence ATGATAGCGATAATTGACTATGGAGCTGGAAACATCAAAAGCGTGATAAATGCTTTTGATTTTCTTGACAAAAAATGTGCCTTAGTAAGTAAGCCTGAAAATTTAAAGGAGTATTCGCACATTGTTTTGCCAGGCGTTGGAGCTTTTGGTGAGGCGATGACAAAGCTAAAAAATAACGGCATGGATGAAGCAATAAAAGAGGCTGTAAAAAGTGGCAAAGCTTTTATTGGCATTTGTCTTGGTGTGCAGCTTTTATTTGAGCGAAGCTTCGAGTTTGGCGAGCATAAGGGACTTTCTCTTTTGCCCGGCGAGGTCGTAAAATTTAATGAAACTAATTTCGATAAGCCATTAAAAATACCTCACATTGGCTGGAACGCTTTGGAATTTAAGCAAAATAGCCCATTAAATTTAGGAATAAAAAAGCTTGAGTATTTATATTTTGTACACAGCTATCACGTGGTTTGTGATGATAAATTTGCACTGGCAAAGACGACTTATGGATATGAATTTACAAGTGCGGTTTGGCATGAAAATATCTTTGGCTTTCAGCCTCATCCAGAAAAAAGTCATGAAGCTGGACTTAAAATTTTAGAGAATTTTGCGAGGTTGTGA
- the pglE gene encoding UDP-N-acetylbacillosamine transaminase translates to MDRVFLSPPNMSGKEQEYIKKVFESNYIAPLGEYVNKFEESIKNYTGAKDALALSAGTAALHLAFRVLGVKEGDFVLASSFTFMASVSPILYEKATPVFIDSDESWNLSPELLKKAISNLPKKPKALVVTHLYGQASKMKEICEICQNEGIALVEDAAEALGGFYAGKALGTFGVMGAYSFNGNKIITTSGGGMLVGDSEFVEKARFYSTQAREPLLHYEHKEYGYNYRLSNVLGAIGVAQMEVLEKRVEQKRKVFEIYEKELGGILEFMPELANSRGNRWLTTGVFAKKDAHLKVIKALADENIESRPLWKPMHIQPVFKGALSFVDGCSEDLFSRGICLPSGSDMSEETQAKVIKLVKENA, encoded by the coding sequence ATGGATAGGGTTTTTTTATCTCCGCCAAACATGAGTGGAAAAGAGCAGGAATATATAAAAAAAGTTTTTGAAAGCAACTATATAGCGCCACTTGGTGAGTATGTAAATAAATTTGAAGAAAGTATAAAAAACTACACTGGAGCAAAAGATGCGCTAGCACTATCTGCAGGAACTGCGGCACTTCACCTAGCATTTCGCGTCCTTGGCGTGAAAGAGGGCGACTTTGTACTGGCTTCTAGCTTTACATTTATGGCTTCGGTCTCGCCTATACTTTACGAAAAAGCGACACCAGTCTTTATAGATAGCGATGAGAGCTGGAATTTAAGCCCAGAGCTACTTAAAAAAGCGATATCAAATTTACCTAAAAAGCCAAAGGCGTTAGTCGTTACTCATCTTTACGGCCAAGCTTCAAAGATGAAAGAAATTTGCGAAATTTGCCAAAACGAGGGTATCGCTTTGGTCGAGGACGCAGCTGAGGCACTTGGTGGGTTTTACGCTGGCAAGGCACTTGGCACGTTTGGTGTGATGGGTGCATATAGTTTTAATGGCAACAAGATCATCACCACTTCAGGTGGCGGTATGCTAGTTGGAGATAGCGAATTTGTCGAAAAAGCTAGATTTTACAGCACGCAAGCAAGAGAGCCGCTACTTCACTACGAGCACAAAGAGTATGGCTACAACTACCGTTTAAGCAACGTTCTAGGCGCTATTGGCGTGGCACAGATGGAAGTTTTAGAAAAAAGAGTCGAGCAAAAGAGAAAAGTATTTGAAATTTATGAAAAAGAGCTTGGCGGTATTTTAGAATTTATGCCAGAGCTAGCAAATTCTCGTGGCAACAGATGGCTCACAACTGGCGTTTTTGCTAAAAAAGACGCACATTTAAAGGTGATAAAAGCTCTAGCTGATGAGAATATCGAGAGCCGTCCACTTTGGAAGCCTATGCATATACAGCCTGTATTTAAGGGCGCGCTAAGCTTTGTTGATGGTTGCAGCGAAGATCTATTTTCAAGAGGAATTTGCTTGCCAAGCGGTAGTGATATGAGCGAGGAAACGCAAGCAAAAGTGATCAAACTAGTCAAGGAAAACGCCTAA
- the pglD gene encoding UDP-N-acetylbacillosamine N-acetyltransferase — protein MAKTKKIYIYGASGHGLVVADIARSNGYDEIVFLDDASEFKFSPELEKADIIIAIGENKIRQKISQKVEAAGFEIVNLIHKSAVVSESAVIEKGVVVMPNAVINAKACIKEGAIINSGVVIEHECVIGKFAHISPNAALAGNVRVGEFTHVGIGSSVIQGISIGSSCIIGAGSVVVRDIKDGTKAYGVPACERAKI, from the coding sequence ATGGCAAAAACTAAGAAAATTTACATCTACGGAGCGAGTGGGCATGGTCTTGTGGTCGCTGATATCGCTAGAAGCAACGGCTATGATGAGATAGTTTTTTTAGACGATGCTAGTGAGTTCAAATTTAGCCCAGAGCTCGAAAAAGCCGATATCATAATAGCTATTGGCGAAAACAAAATAAGGCAAAAGATCAGCCAAAAAGTAGAGGCTGCTGGCTTTGAGATAGTAAATTTGATCCATAAAAGCGCGGTTGTGAGCGAAAGTGCTGTGATAGAAAAAGGCGTAGTTGTCATGCCAAATGCTGTGATAAACGCAAAAGCTTGCATAAAAGAGGGCGCTATAATAAACTCTGGTGTGGTAATAGAGCATGAGTGTGTGATAGGTAAATTTGCTCACATCAGCCCAAATGCAGCCCTTGCTGGAAACGTTAGAGTGGGCGAATTTACGCATGTTGGCATAGGCTCAAGCGTCATTCAAGGTATAAGTATCGGCAGCAGCTGTATCATCGGCGCTGGAAGCGTCGTTGTTAGAGATATAAAAGATGGCACAAAGGCGTACGGAGTGCCAGCATGCGAGCGCGCTAAGATATAA
- the pglA gene encoding N,N'-diacetylbacillosaminyl-diphospho-undecaprenol alpha-1,3-N-acetylgalactosaminyltransferase, with product MAKIGFLSHADMSIHFFRRPIMQALKDMGHEVFAIAPKGDFTDELAKSFHAVTYELDKASLNPLTIINNSKKLSQILGELNLDLLQTGAHKSNVFGTFAAKNAGIKHVINLVEGLGSFYIDDDIKTKAVRFVMESLYKFSFAKADACVFVNDSDADYMISRNLIDKSKVCRIKSVGVDTIKFDPAITQAADLGDKKVILMIARAMWHKGVREFYEAAEILNGYKNCEFIFVGEGFAGNKSTADDSFLKGGKVRYLGARNDIPQLLKASYLLALPSYKEGFPRTVLEAMSMAKAVVASDVTGCNEAVKEGYNGLLCKVKDASDLASKIKILLDDEALCNRLGQNGRNWAVSEFDEKQIAKRYIEIYRKFIDV from the coding sequence ATGGCAAAGATAGGGTTTTTGAGCCACGCTGATATGAGCATACACTTTTTTAGACGCCCTATTATGCAGGCTTTAAAAGATATGGGGCATGAAGTTTTTGCTATCGCTCCAAAAGGTGACTTTACTGACGAGCTTGCTAAAAGCTTTCACGCTGTTACATACGAGCTTGACAAGGCCAGTCTAAATCCGCTAACTATTATAAATAACTCAAAAAAACTATCTCAAATTTTGGGCGAGCTAAATTTGGATCTGCTGCAAACTGGCGCTCACAAGTCAAATGTATTTGGCACATTTGCCGCTAAAAACGCTGGTATAAAGCATGTGATAAATTTAGTTGAAGGCCTTGGTAGCTTTTATATCGATGATGATATTAAGACAAAGGCAGTGCGTTTTGTCATGGAGAGCCTTTATAAATTTTCATTCGCAAAGGCCGATGCTTGCGTGTTTGTAAACGACTCGGATGCTGATTATATGATCTCTCGTAATTTGATAGATAAAAGCAAAGTATGCCGTATAAAAAGTGTCGGCGTGGATACTATCAAATTTGACCCAGCCATCACGCAAGCGGCTGATCTTGGCGATAAAAAGGTGATTTTAATGATCGCAAGAGCTATGTGGCACAAGGGTGTTCGCGAATTTTACGAGGCAGCTGAAATTTTAAATGGCTACAAAAACTGCGAATTTATCTTTGTGGGCGAGGGCTTTGCTGGCAATAAATCAACCGCAGATGATAGCTTTTTAAAAGGTGGCAAAGTGCGGTATCTTGGCGCTAGAAACGACATACCGCAGCTTTTAAAGGCTTCTTATTTGCTAGCTTTGCCAAGTTATAAAGAGGGCTTCCCAAGAACGGTTTTAGAGGCGATGAGTATGGCTAAAGCAGTCGTTGCAAGTGATGTTACAGGCTGCAATGAAGCTGTAAAAGAGGGCTACAACGGACTTTTATGCAAGGTAAAAGATGCAAGCGATCTTGCCAGTAAAATAAAAATTTTGCTTGATGACGAAGCGCTTTGTAATAGACTTGGGCAAAACGGCAGAAACTGGGCGGTTAGCGAGTTTGACGAGAAGCAAATCGCAAAAAGATATATAGAAATTTATAGGAAATTTATAGATGTATAG